The genomic interval CCTGGTGTCCAGCACGCCCAGGAGGCCGCTCGTGCCCGCCAGCAGGTCCTGCGCCGCCGCGTGGACCTCGGCCGGGTACGTCCGCGCGGACTGGAGCACCCGCGCCGTGTACCCCGCGTCACCGGGCATCAGTACCGCCGTGAAGTCCGCCTCCAGGGCGTCACTGACCAGGGACGCGGCGATCTCCACCGTCTCCTCGACGGGCAGGTCCAGATCCATCAGGCTGCTGATGCCGTCGACCACGCGGGCCTGCGCCAGCACCTGCCGCAGCTCCTCCGCCTGGCGGCGGTGCGCGTCCGCCACCTGGGCGGCGTCCAGAAGCAGGCGACGCAATTCGAGTTCCTGCATGGCCAGAGCCGCCAGGTCCTGCAGGTCCTGCAGGTCTTCCGCGGCAAGAGGATGCGGGCGGTCATCCGTCACGCACAGCGTGCCGATCCGGTGACCGGCCGGCGTGAGAAGCGGCGCGCCCGCGTACATGCAGATGCGGGGCTCACCCGTGACCATGGGGTTGTCATGAAAGCGGGGATCCGTCCGGGCATCCTCGACCACGAACGGCTCGTCCCCGTTGATCGTCCAGGCGCAGAAGGAGTGTTCCCTGGGCGCCTCGGTGTCGGTCAGGCCGACCATGGCTTTGCCCCACTGCCGGTACTGATCAACGAAGTTGAGAACGGCGACCGGCGTGCGCAGCAGGCGCGCGGCGAGCCGGGTGATGCGGTTGAACGGTTCTTCCCGATCGGTGTCGAGCACGCGGTACCGCGCCAGATCGAGCAGGCGCGCGGCTTCATTGGAGGGGGTGGGCGCTGGACTCATGGGATCACCTCGCGAGATGGGAGTGGGTCGGACGAGAAAGCCTGCATGTGGACGGCGTGCTCTGGGGTAAGGTGGCCCGACGGTCCTCACCTTACGATTCTCTGAATGGGAGCCCTGCCATGTTCCGTGAACTGCTCTTCAATCTGTGTCTGTTGATCAGCGTCCATTACCTGCTGCGGTTCACGTTCCGGTCCTGGCCCGTGTCGACGCGTGGCTGGTCTCACGTGGCGCGCCTCGCGGCGTTCTCGGCCGCGGCCCTCACGCTGATGTTCTTCCCAGCTCACCTCGCGCCCGGCATCCAGGTCGACCTGCGGGCCGTGCCCATCGCGTTCGTGACGCTGCAGTTCGGACCTGTCGCCGGGCTGATGGTTGCGCTTCCGCTGCTGATCTACCGCGTCTGGTTGGGGGGCATCGGCGTGTACGCCGCTATTCCCAGCCTGCTGAGCGTCATCCTGATCACGTCCCTGGTGCGGCGGGTGGTGCCGCCCATGGGGCCGCTCTTCTGGAAGCACTGGCCCAGCATCATCCTGATGTTCCTGCTCAATGGCGTGCCAGTGCTGTTCCTCCCGGATGGCGTGCGCCTCTTCGTGCAGATCTACCCGCTGCTGCTCCTGCTCAGTGTCGCCGGGGCGCTGGCCGGCTGGGGCATCCTCAGTGAGCGGTTCCACGTGCTGCGCCTGACCAGTCAGTGGCAGTCGGCAGCCCTGACCGATCCCCTGACCGGACTCGGCAACCGCCGCCAGTTCGATCAGGACCTGACCGCCATGGGCTCCGGGGACGCGCTGCTGCTGGTGGATATCGATCACTTCAAACGCGTGAACGACACGTTCGGTCACCAGGCGGGCGACGAGGTGCTGCAGGAGGTGGCGCGTCTGCTGGAGCGTGAAGGTCGCGGCCGGGACCGCGCGTACCGGTACGGCGGTGAGGAATTCGCCCTGATCCTGCGGAACGTGCAGGTCGGCAGCCTCATCCGCGTCGCCGAACGCCTCCGGTCAGGTGTCGCGGCGTTACCGCTGGCGTCCATCCGGGGATCAGTGACGGTCTCGCTGGGCGGCGTGCAGTGGGCGGCCCTGATGCCGGAGCAGCTGATCGAACGGGCCGATCAGGCGCTCTACGCCGCCAAGCGCAGCGGCCGGAATCAGGCGTGCATCTGGGGACCCTGGCTGGCGCAGGACCACCAGCCCGCGACCGAGACCCTCCCCCCATCCACGACCACCACTTGACGTCAGGTCCTCCAGTGGATCACCCCTCACGTCGGGAAGCTGTGACAGGCCGCCCGGCAGACTGAACGGCATGTCCGAACATGCGATGGGGGCCAGTCCGCCTGACGAGGCCGCCCACAGTCTGGCCGAGCGACTCCTCCACCTCACGCACGTCGCCCTGAGCGCTCCAGATCTCCCCAGCGGCATCGTTCCCACCCTGGACGCGCTGATCAGTGACACGGCCGCCGTCGGGAGCGCGTACTTCCACCTCGAAGACCAGGACCTGACCTTCCGCGTGCGCGCGGCCGCCGGCGAGTTGCCCAGCACGCCGGCCATGCAGGCCATTGCCACGCACGGGCTCCCCCAGCACACTCCGCTCCTGCTGGCCATTCAGGAGAGCGGCGCGCCGCTCTTCTTCGCGGATACCGCGTCGTCGCCCGTCACGGCCGGCTTCCCGGAACTGAACGTGGTCAGCCTCGCGGCGGCGCCGGTCCGGTCATCCACGGGGCGCCTGCTGGGCGCTTTTCTCATGCATACGTTCGTCCGGCACGAGTGGCAGGCGGCCGAGCGGGACCTCTTCCGCAGTATCGGCGCGACCCTGGCGGTCCTCGCGGGTCGCCTGACGGCGGAGCAGCAGGCCAGGGACGCGCGTGAAGCGGCCCTGAGGGCCCTTGGACTGGCGCTGGAAACCCGGGATCAGGAGACGCAGGGGCACACGGACCGCGTGACGGCACGGGCCGAGCAGCTGGCCGTCCGCCTGGGCTGGTCGGTCGAGCGGCACCAGGCGCTGCGCTGGGGCGCGTACCTGCATGACGTGGGGAAGATCGCGATTCCGGACCGCATTCTGCTCAAGCCGGGCCTGTTGGATGACGTGGAGCGCCGCGAGATGCAGCGGCACGTCCTGGAGGGCGCGCGGTTCGCGCAGGCCCTGGGGTTCCTGCCACCCCAGGCGCTGAACGTCATCCGGGATCACCATGAGCGGTGGGACGGCGCCGGCTACCCGCACGGCACGCAGGGCGAGGCGATCAGCGAGGAGGGTCGCCTGTTCGCAGTGTGTGACGTCTTCGATGCCCTGACGAGCGTACGGCCGTACAAGGCCGCGTGGTCCGTGGAGGCCGCGCTGGCGGAAGTGCAGGCGCAGGCGGGGCGGCAGTTTGATCCGCAGGTGGTGACCGCCTTCGTGACCCTCATCCGGGAGGGTCTGGAGCAGGACCCCGTGCAGGTTGCCTGAGACGGGAGAAGTGCGGCCAAAAGAGTGCGGCGCACAGGAGTGCGGCGCGCTCCCCCAGGCGGTGGGGTGCGAACTGGACCCACCTGACGGGGGTCACTCCGGCCGCTGACCGCGCGTACACTCATGGGCGTGATGCACAGCCACACGCTGATCCTCGAAGTGATGCTCGCCCTGCACGCCGCGGGCGAGGTGCCGTTTCGTGCGTCGGACGTGTACCGCGTCCTGCAGCAGCGGAGCGCACCGTACAAAGAAATGTCCGTCCGGACTTCGATCTATAGTCAGACCCTGACTCTCAAGGGCGGTGAGCTCATCGCCCTTCAGCGCATCGGGCGCGGCACCTACCAGGTGGCCGACCCGGACGCGGCGCACGCCGCCCTGCAGGCCGCCCAGCAGTCCGGCTGACGGGGGCGCACCCGTTCTGAGGCCAGACACCCGCCCCCGTACCGGGTACGCTGAAGAATGTCCGCTGACTCCACCGAGCCCGGCGCCCTCCTCGCCCGTCACCTTCAGCGCGTCACCGCCGTCGCCTTCGACATCACCGACGCGCTCGTCCTCATCCTGGACCGCACCGGACGGATCATCCGCTTCAACCCCACCTGCGAGCGCCTGTCCGGCCGTCAGGAAGCCGAGGTGCAGGGACAGCTTCTCTGGCCGCTCGTGCTCGACCCGGTGGAAGCCGCGCGCGCCGAGGCGCTGTTCCGTCAGATCGTCCCACGGGTCACGCCCGGCACCTACGAGAACACATGGCGGACCCCGCAGGGCGACGTGCGGTTCATTCACTGGATGGCGAGCTTCCTCTACGACGAGACCGGCGCGATCGAGCTGGTCGTGTGCACCGGCATCGACGTCACGGAGGAACGCCGGGCCCGCCAGGCACTGGAAGAGAGCGAAACGCTGTTCCGCACGCTGTTCATCTGCTCAGCGGACGGCGTCGTGCTGATCGACCCCCGAGAGGGCCGCATCGTGAACTGCAATCCGGCGTTCGCGCAGATGACGGGGTACGCACCGCAGGACCTGATCGGTCAGTCGATCCACCAGGTGGACGAGCCGGGCAGTGCCCACCTGGATCTCGACTGGGTGCGGGCGCAGGAGCCCGGAACGCGGTGCCTGACCGTCTCCCGGCACCGGGCGGGCCATACCCTGCAGATCGAGAGTACGGTCAGTCTGGTGCGGGTGGCGGGCGCGGACCTGATCCTGCGGCTGGACCGGGACGTGACGGCCGCGCAGGTTCAGGCCGCGGCGCTGAGGGGCGCGGTGACGCGCCTGAGTTTCCTGGCGGCGCATGACGACCTGACCGGGCTGCTGCACCGGTCCGCGTGGCTGGACCGCGTTTCGGACGTGCGCGGCGAGGCGGCGGCGTACGCGGTGGTGTTCCTGGACCTGGACGACTTCAAAGGAATCAACGACACGTACGGGCACGCGGCGGGAGATCAGGTGCTGCAGGTGATCGCGGCGCGCCTGCGGGCCGCGGTGGAACCGGCGGGCGTGGCGGGACGGGTGGGCGGGGATGAATTCGTGGCGCTGCTGCCCGTCGCGGATGAGGCGGCGGTACCCGGGACCTGCCGGGATCTGGAAGCGGCCGTGAGCGGAGCGGTGGAGGTCCCGGGCGGAACGGTGACGGTGGGGGTGAGCGTGGGGGCCAGTCTGATCCGTGAAGCGGACGGCACGGCGCAGGAGGTGCTGCGCCGCGCGGATCAGGACATGTACCGCGTGAAGTCCACGCGGCGGACGGTGGATTAGGCGATCCGGGTGAGGGTCGCGCCGGCGCGGTGGGCGGCGCGGCTGAGGGTGTGTTCCGTCCGGCGGGGCAGCTGGGCGACTTCCGCCTGCAGGGCCCACAGGTACGGGGAGCGGAGCGCCGGGGTCCAGGTGCCCGTGGTGAGACACAGCGTGACCCGCCACCCGTCCTGCAGCGTGAAGACAGCGTGGGCCGCAGGATCGAGCGGGGCGCGTCCGGAAGAGCGTGGCGCGTCAGACATCCCCCTGACCCTGCCACGCCCTGACCGCCGATTCTGGAATGGAAGGACCCGTTCCCTGGACACGTGTCGGAGGTCCGCACCACTCGTCTGGCGGGGCTGGCGGATCAGTGGGACGACGGCGCCGTCCGGAACCGGGAGCGCTGCCAGTACCGAACGAAGTCCTCGATCTGCGCCGCGAACGCTCCGAAGGACGGCTCCTTGACCAGGTATGAACTGGCAATCAGGTCGTACGCGCGGTCCACGTCCTCGGGGTGCGACGAGGTGGAGAGCATCACGACCGGCAGGTGGCGGAACGCGGTGTCCGCGCGGATGGCCTGGAGGACCTCCAGGCCGCTGAGACTGGGCATGTTGACGTCCAGGATGATCACGTCCGGCAGCGCGCCCGCCTGGGCGCGCTCCTGCAGCCAGCGGAGGGCCGCCTCGCCGCTTTGAATGGTCCGGACCGTGACGTCCTGATCGGCCGCGGCGAAGGCTTCTTCCGCCAGCAGGCAGTCCGCTGGATTGTCGTCCACCAGCAGGACGCACAGTCGGCGGGTGGGGCGTGACGTCTTCATGAAGGTCAGTCTGCCACGGAATCCAGTGGGTCCACCTGACCGGCATCGGTGCGCGCCCCGCGCCAGAAGTCCAGCAGGTGCGTCAGCACACGTTGTAGCTCGGTGTACTGGAAGGGTTTCGTCAGGAATCCAGCGGCGTGGGCGGCGTACGCGGCCTTAATGTCGGTGGGTGCGGCACTGGTGGAGTAGATGACCACTGGGATGCGCCGGGTGGCGGGATCGGTTTTGAGGTCGCGCAGCAGATCCAGGCCGGACTGACCGGGCAGGTGCAGGTCGAGCAGGATCAGGTCCGGGCATCGGCCGTGCCGGCAGTGCGTCCAGGCGTCGGTCCCGGACTGAACGAGGGTCAGGTGGACGTCCGGATGGTCGGCCTGGAGGGTGTCTTCGATGAGCAGTAGATCGCTGGTCTGGTCATCGATGACCAGCAGGTGAAACGGGTCGGGCATGACCCCTGTAGTGTGGGGACCTCCGGCAGGATCCTCATAGGGGGGGATCAGGTCAACACCACTTGGCTCAACAGTTCATGAAGATTGAACTCAGTACAGACGGCCGCCGTGAGGTCACCGGTCTTGCTCGTGAACATGACCGACCCCTAGGCTGACCCATGCCCTTCACTCCTGGGGACCGGCTACCGGCCGAAGTGCGCGACGCGCAGGACGGCGTGCTGTATCACGTCGTGCGGCCGGACCTGCAACTGGTGACGTTCGTGCGCCTCGCGGGCACGTGGCACTGGCGGTTCCTGAACGGCTCTCAACCAGACGGCATGGGGACCTGGGCGGACGCGCAGCGCATTCAGGCGGGCGGTGACCCGTGACAGCCCCCTGCTGGAGGATGACCGCGCCGAGCATCATGCCGTACGCTGGCTCATGTCACCCGAGCACCACACGCTGGCGGACCTGGAGCGGTCGCTGCTCCGACGCCTCCTGCACCTATCCCCGGAGCATCTGCAGGACGTGGAGGACCGGGCCGCGCAGGCGCGTCTACTGCCCGCTGAGTACTGCGCGGCGATCCTCCGCGCTCACCTACAGGGGCAGGTTGGTGCGCTGGAATGGGCCGAACAGTCCGACTCCCCTTAGCCGCTGGCGTCCTCCTCAAGATCCTGGGTCGTTGGGGCGGGCCCGGACGAGGTCATACACGCCCCGCGCGACACGCACCACCCGGCCTTTCTTGCCCCAGTGACTCAGGTTGACGGACGTCCGGGCGCGCGTCTCACCGGTCACCTGACCGTACAGCGCCGTCGCCAGACGCTCGATCGTGACGGGCCACTCGACCATCTGCGCCCGCGCCCACAGGGGTTCCCCGGCCGGTGGGACGGTCACGCCCGCCCGCTGCAAGCGCCGCAGACGCGCGGACACCGCCGTGCCGTGTACGCCCAGTTCCTGCCCGATGGTCTGCAGGGTCTGCCCGGCCTGACGGCGTTCAAGCACCAGCGCGTCCGTGTGAGCGTCCGTGTGATGCGCGGGCAGGTGCCGGCGGAGCGCGTACCCGAGCGCTTCACGCCACAGGGCCGTCCAGGAGCCCAGGCGGGCCGTGAGGGCCGCGGCGTCGGGCAGGTCACCGCGGGTGGCGTCGTATTCGTCGCGGGTCGGGAGCATCGTGTGGCGCGTGATGTACCACGCGAGCTGCCGCAGCAGCGCCAGGTCCTGCGCGGACCGGGCCGTCACGACGGTGCGTGCAGCGCGACGACAATCGGATCGACCGGACACCGCAGC from Deinococcus sedimenti carries:
- a CDS encoding GAF domain-containing protein — encoded protein: MSPAPTPSNEAARLLDLARYRVLDTDREEPFNRITRLAARLLRTPVAVLNFVDQYRQWGKAMVGLTDTEAPREHSFCAWTINGDEPFVVEDARTDPRFHDNPMVTGEPRICMYAGAPLLTPAGHRIGTLCVTDDRPHPLAAEDLQDLQDLAALAMQELELRRLLLDAAQVADAHRRQAEELRQVLAQARVVDGISSLMDLDLPVEETVEIAASLVSDALEADFTAVLMPGDAGYTARVLQSARTYPAEVHAAAQDLLAGTSGLLGVLDTR
- a CDS encoding GGDEF domain-containing protein, which gives rise to MFRELLFNLCLLISVHYLLRFTFRSWPVSTRGWSHVARLAAFSAAALTLMFFPAHLAPGIQVDLRAVPIAFVTLQFGPVAGLMVALPLLIYRVWLGGIGVYAAIPSLLSVILITSLVRRVVPPMGPLFWKHWPSIILMFLLNGVPVLFLPDGVRLFVQIYPLLLLLSVAGALAGWGILSERFHVLRLTSQWQSAALTDPLTGLGNRRQFDQDLTAMGSGDALLLVDIDHFKRVNDTFGHQAGDEVLQEVARLLEREGRGRDRAYRYGGEEFALILRNVQVGSLIRVAERLRSGVAALPLASIRGSVTVSLGGVQWAALMPEQLIERADQALYAAKRSGRNQACIWGPWLAQDHQPATETLPPSTTTT
- a CDS encoding HD-GYP domain-containing protein; its protein translation is MSEHAMGASPPDEAAHSLAERLLHLTHVALSAPDLPSGIVPTLDALISDTAAVGSAYFHLEDQDLTFRVRAAAGELPSTPAMQAIATHGLPQHTPLLLAIQESGAPLFFADTASSPVTAGFPELNVVSLAAAPVRSSTGRLLGAFLMHTFVRHEWQAAERDLFRSIGATLAVLAGRLTAEQQARDAREAALRALGLALETRDQETQGHTDRVTARAEQLAVRLGWSVERHQALRWGAYLHDVGKIAIPDRILLKPGLLDDVERREMQRHVLEGARFAQALGFLPPQALNVIRDHHERWDGAGYPHGTQGEAISEEGRLFAVCDVFDALTSVRPYKAAWSVEAALAEVQAQAGRQFDPQVVTAFVTLIREGLEQDPVQVA
- a CDS encoding DUF7669 domain-containing protein, whose amino-acid sequence is MHSHTLILEVMLALHAAGEVPFRASDVYRVLQQRSAPYKEMSVRTSIYSQTLTLKGGELIALQRIGRGTYQVADPDAAHAALQAAQQSG
- a CDS encoding GGDEF domain-containing protein; translation: MSADSTEPGALLARHLQRVTAVAFDITDALVLILDRTGRIIRFNPTCERLSGRQEAEVQGQLLWPLVLDPVEAARAEALFRQIVPRVTPGTYENTWRTPQGDVRFIHWMASFLYDETGAIELVVCTGIDVTEERRARQALEESETLFRTLFICSADGVVLIDPREGRIVNCNPAFAQMTGYAPQDLIGQSIHQVDEPGSAHLDLDWVRAQEPGTRCLTVSRHRAGHTLQIESTVSLVRVAGADLILRLDRDVTAAQVQAAALRGAVTRLSFLAAHDDLTGLLHRSAWLDRVSDVRGEAAAYAVVFLDLDDFKGINDTYGHAAGDQVLQVIAARLRAAVEPAGVAGRVGGDEFVALLPVADEAAVPGTCRDLEAAVSGAVEVPGGTVTVGVSVGASLIREADGTAQEVLRRADQDMYRVKSTRRTVD
- a CDS encoding response regulator; this translates as MKTSRPTRRLCVLLVDDNPADCLLAEEAFAAADQDVTVRTIQSGEAALRWLQERAQAGALPDVIILDVNMPSLSGLEVLQAIRADTAFRHLPVVMLSTSSHPEDVDRAYDLIASSYLVKEPSFGAFAAQIEDFVRYWQRSRFRTAPSSH
- a CDS encoding response regulator, translated to MPDPFHLLVIDDQTSDLLLIEDTLQADHPDVHLTLVQSGTDAWTHCRHGRCPDLILLDLHLPGQSGLDLLRDLKTDPATRRIPVVIYSTSAAPTDIKAAYAAHAAGFLTKPFQYTELQRVLTHLLDFWRGARTDAGQVDPLDSVAD
- a CDS encoding Lrp/AsnC family transcriptional regulator, with the protein product MTARSAQDLALLRQLAWYITRHTMLPTRDEYDATRGDLPDAAALTARLGSWTALWREALGYALRRHLPAHHTDAHTDALVLERRQAGQTLQTIGQELGVHGTAVSARLRRLQRAGVTVPPAGEPLWARAQMVEWPVTIERLATALYGQVTGETRARTSVNLSHWGKKGRVVRVARGVYDLVRARPNDPGS